The sequence below is a genomic window from Desulfobacterales bacterium.
GAAGTGGTTATCGCCAGCGTACTTTGTACGCCACTGATCGTCACTACCACATCGTCCGTACTGATAAAACCTGAAGTTTCCAACTTGGCAGCATCCATCGAGGCAGTCGGTGCATCGGTAAAGTAAGCCTGGGCCGCGGTATATGCATTTTTAGCATCCGCTTTTGCTGCGGAGTTATAGCCTCTTTTGCGGTAGCTGATAAAGTTCGGAATCGCGATGGCAGCCAGAATACCGATGATGGCGATAACGATCATCAACTCGATCAGGGTAAAACCTTTTTGGTTATGATTGATTTTCAGTTTCTGTAACATTGGTACACCTCCTTTTTATAATTGTAATGTTGAATTTTTGTTTCGTTCCAAATTCGGTTGATAGGTTCATTTCACATAATACACTTTGATTGAGTTTTCCCACCCC
It includes:
- a CDS encoding prepilin-type N-terminal cleavage/methylation domain-containing protein, whose amino-acid sequence is MLQKLKINHNQKGFTLIELMIVIAIIGILAAIAIPNFISYRKRGYNSAAKADAKNAYTAAQAYFTDAPTASMDAAKLETSGFISTDDVVVTISGVQSTLAITTSHSSGDKLYTVSATGGITP